A genomic window from Vagococcus sp. CY52-2 includes:
- a CDS encoding DUF4430 domain-containing protein, with protein sequence MKKLNCLVLSATILVTLTGCGSGKKNQTVESTQSSATVNITLKEDHKEIDSKEVSVKDETVLYNVLKDNYDIEDTKGFITSIDGYKQDEKENKYWLYTVNGKQAEKGVQETTVSDGDNIEFDLSKLD encoded by the coding sequence ATGAAAAAATTAAATTGCTTGGTGTTAAGTGCAACGATTTTAGTGACATTAACAGGTTGTGGAAGTGGTAAAAAGAACCAAACAGTAGAGTCAACGCAATCAAGTGCAACTGTTAATATCACACTAAAGGAAGATCATAAAGAAATTGATTCAAAAGAAGTTAGCGTGAAAGATGAGACTGTTTTATATAATGTATTGAAAGATAACTATGATATTGAAGATACAAAAGGGTTTATCACATCCATTGACGGTTATAAACAAGATGAAAAAGAAAATAAGTATTGGTTATATACAGTCAATGGTAAACAAGCTGAAAAAGGGGTTCAAGAAACAACAGTATCTGATGGTGATAATATTGAGTTTGATTTATCTAAATTGGATTAA
- a CDS encoding LacI family DNA-binding transcriptional regulator — MTTIIDVAKKAGVSKSTVSRVVSNKGYVSEATRFKIEKAMDELGYIPNMIARNLQAGLTKTIAFISYDFNQYTSIFLNAFTKTALTYDFYVNLYVTGGDKAKEIDALNLMKYKQVDAVFIFTRSNSWDDIKPYRKFGPISTWHRIDSPDIYSSYVNQYDSYLMSLEFLLSRGYKNIGHILGYKNNKNTLARINALDYFYEQHPELEKKEEWIFLNTKPYQIGRNIAKKWHETSNRPDCLVFYTDFIAAECISELQLLDYSIPKDIGIMGFDNNAISEIIHLTTVDCHLETQATNCFNYLYSELKNLTFSPIPITQDLVIRSSTK, encoded by the coding sequence ATGACAACAATTATTGATGTAGCAAAAAAAGCAGGTGTTTCAAAATCGACTGTTTCTCGCGTTGTTTCAAATAAAGGATATGTTAGCGAAGCAACAAGATTCAAAATTGAAAAAGCCATGGACGAACTTGGTTATATTCCCAACATGATCGCAAGAAATCTACAAGCTGGTTTAACAAAAACAATTGCCTTCATCTCCTATGATTTTAATCAATATACCAGTATCTTTTTAAATGCTTTCACAAAAACGGCATTAACATATGATTTCTATGTCAACTTATATGTTACTGGTGGAGATAAAGCAAAGGAAATAGATGCGTTAAATTTAATGAAATATAAGCAAGTGGATGCTGTCTTTATATTCACTAGAAGTAACTCTTGGGATGATATTAAACCTTATCGAAAATTTGGCCCCATCTCGACTTGGCATCGAATTGATTCTCCTGATATTTATTCATCTTATGTCAATCAGTACGACAGTTATCTAATGTCTCTTGAATTTTTACTTAGCAGAGGTTATAAAAATATCGGGCACATTTTAGGTTATAAAAATAATAAAAATACCCTTGCTCGAATCAATGCTCTTGATTATTTTTATGAGCAACACCCAGAGCTAGAAAAAAAAGAGGAATGGATTTTTTTAAACACTAAACCTTATCAAATTGGACGAAACATTGCAAAAAAATGGCATGAAACATCAAATAGACCTGACTGCCTTGTGTTTTATACCGACTTCATTGCGGCTGAATGTATCTCTGAATTGCAGCTTTTAGATTATTCTATCCCTAAAGATATTGGTATTATGGGTTTTGATAATAACGCTATCAGCGAAATTATTCACTTAACTACCGTCGACTGTCATTTAGAAACTCAAGCGACCAATTGTTTTAACTATCTTTATAGTGAATTAAAAAACTTAACTTTTTCACCTATTCCCATTACGCAAGACTTAGTTATTCGATCATCGACCAAATAA